The Pseudoalteromonas tunicata genome segment CCAGATTAATCCCTTATCAACTGATGCTGTGATTTGCAGGCTTGTTGTTGCACTGATTTCATCTGCAGTTTCACCCGCTTCATTATAAAAACTCCGTAACTGCTTAAAACTGCTACTAGACGCCCCGATGCTCTGACTGGTTGCTAAAGCCAAATCTTGGTTATTAAGAGCATCAAATACTTTTTGCGATTCGGTTTTCCATTGTAAAAATGCGCCCTCAAACTGGGCAATCTTTTGTTGAGCTTGCGGATATTGCGCCATGAAGTTTTTATAGCTGTGCATCCGATCGTAGGCTTGCTGAACATTTTCTTGATAATCTTGATAGTATTTAGCTGAGTTAGCATTGCCATATTTAAGCAGCGCTTTGAGCTCAGCTTCTTTTGCTTGATATAAATCTCTATCGGCATTAAGTACTGCAGAAATTGCAGGATTAAAAGTTTGACCTAACAGCGACAGCCCTGTTTGCGTTTTTGCTACTAATAAATAATTCATTGTTAGCAGCACAACAAAGAAAATCGCAATACTACAAAAAGCTGCGGTGTATTTAATGCGTATTTTATTGATATCCATATTTTTCCTCACGGCAAACACAGGTTGGTTACCTTGAAGTAAACTATAGCCAGCAACACTTATTAAGCAAAAATAACACCGCTGGAATATGAATTAAAACGCTCATTTCAAGACCTTGTGAGATCACGCTTTAAATCTAAAATATTAAAACTCAGTTAAAAAGGTTTTATCACTGTAAAAACGCAGAGCAAAACAATCACTGTCTTTATTAATCACCATCGATTTATCGGCCCGTATCCCACTGCCAGCATAACTACCTGCTGCGGTAAAGGTACAGACTTGCGTGAAATAACCGTCAATATTGGGCAATGCAAATAACTGCTGGTAAATCATATCTTGACTGGCAAAGCTCCCTTGGGTCGCTTCCACTACGGTATCGTTGTGGTCAATAAGCTCTATATTGGCGCCACAACGTCCGACTATCGGTTTTTTAACATAACCAGTGGCTTGGAGCTCTGGCGTAAGTTCAAACGCACTATTAAGTAATAGTGGATGATTTGGAAACAACGACCACAATACTGGTAAAATCGCTTTGTTACTTGGAATTAATGACCATAAAGGTTCAAAGACCATGATGTTTTCACGCAATAGTACGTCAGATAAACGTAGAGGTTGATTGCGCTGCCAATCAGGTTCATAAACACCTGTATTGAGCGTCTCTTCATCGCATTCACTGCGAATTTGATCGAGCGCCGTTTCCCATGACCATGTTTTCCATACCCACTGCACCTGCTCACCTTCGGCATCAATCACTGCACCTTGCTCACTCCACTGCAACCCCGTTAAACCGATAATTATTTTACTGTCGATACCGGCGTTTTTCAGAGCATCTTGCATAAAGAGCGCATGATAGGCTTCCTCAGCTTCATCATCGCGTAAAATATGTACCACCCCTTTGGCATGACTTTTTTTCCAGGCGCGAGCTACGTCTTTGAATAAATCTTTGCCGGCATCATGACCTTCGTTAATACCATAATGACGAGCCCATTTGCCCTGTACCTTGCCAGACTCCATATAACACGAAGCTGAATCACAGTTATATTCATAAACTTTAAGGCCGTTTTTAGTCATCGCAAAATCAAAGCGACTGGTGATCAATTGATTAAGGCGGTTATCCCACGACTGGCGTATTTTAGGCAATACCGAGTTAGGCAAATTAAACTTTTCAAGCAATTCAGGATGTTCAAGTACATAATCGGTGGCGTGCATAAACATGTTATGCAGCTCATTAGTCGCATATTCTAATGCTGTTTCTGCCGACTGTGAGGCAATAAAATAACGAGTTTGCTCACCAATAACCGAAGTGAGGTAGTGACCACCCATTGCATCAACAAAGGCCGCTTCATCTTCATTGGCAATATTTAACCATGACTTTTTGGCATCGGTTATCTCGTTAGCATGGTTACTATGCAACTGGAATAAAGCGGTATTTTTTTCGTTATGAGGTTCGGCATATTCGTTATCATCGGTTTGGATCATCCAGCCTAGAATTTGTGCGTCCCCGTAAGAGCAGGTGATCCAATATTCCCCCTCCTTTGTCACTTTAGCTTTAAGTTGACGTGCGTAATTGGCACCTTCAGACCACAGAGCATGACCCACATTTTGCTCCGCAATACGCACAAATTGCTCGGTCACTTCGGTAACAATTGCTACATGCCCTGTTTCTTCAAACTCACCCCCTTCTTTCCAAATTAACAAACACCCCACTTCAGGATGGCGTTTATTACCATTAACAAAAGCATTGAAGGGTAATAATTGGTTTTCTTTGACATCTCGGACCGTGCGTAAATCAAAAATATCGTACGCCATCGCAACATCATCAAAAATATAACCATGATTGATGTACATATAACGCCTTGCAAATTCGACACATTGCCATTTGTAACCCATGTAAATGCCATCATAATGACTACGAAACGCACTACGCTTGGGGTATTGCAGCTTTGAGGCAGTTTCATAATCGCTAGAATAAGCGGCAACACAACCTGGGGCATAGCCTAATAACGTACCAAATGCTGTAGAAGCTGAGTCTAAGTGTGCCAAAGGACTATCCAAAAATATGAGTCAAGTTAAGCCAAAGAATAACACCCATACTCACTTTGGCTAGCCTGTGGCTAAAATATATTTTGGCCTTAATTAATTGATTGATTTAAATATTATTAGTCTGGTTTTGCTGATACTGATTGCATATCACCCGATACTTGTTGTGGGTATTTCGCCATTTCAATGACATATAAATCTTGTACATTTTGCAGCTCAGTATCAATATCCCCTTGAATAAAAATCGCAGGTAAAATCACAAACTGTTTGCTGCGATAATCCAATATCATTGGCACAACAGGCACTTGGGCCGCTTTGGCTATGTGTAAAAAACCACTTTTCCATTTTGGACTATATTTTCGAGTTCCTTCTGGCGCAATGCCTAAAATCAGCGCATCTTGCTGGCTAAATCGAGCACTTATTTGCTCAACCATTCCATGAGCTGCACTGCGCTCTACTGGGATCCCCCCCATACGCCTTAGCAACCAACCAAGCGGTCCTACAAAAATAGAATGTTTACCTAAAAATTGAATTTTAATACCTAGCTTTAATTTAACACCAATGGCAATAACAAAATCCCAATTAGACGTATGTGGCGCGACAGCGGCAACAAATTTACTGCAATCAGGAAACGCCCCCACCACAGTCCAGCCTGTTAGCTTTAAAATTAAAGTACCGATCAATCTTCCAAGTAGACTATTGGTCCGAGGGATCGATTTAGGAATTGTACTCATGTTGAATTCTCATTTTTTTGGCACCATAACATATCCAGCCAAACAAAAAAAAGTAGTTGGATTAATTGAAATTAAACAATAAATTACTTTTAAACAACCAAAAACAAAAAGCTACATTGCTATTAAATAGCCGCTCCACCATACTGAGGAGCTTTTTAACTTCAGAGGAAATGATAATGTATTACGAAATAACAGTGGTGCAATTTAGCAAGATGCTCAATAACTTAGCAGCAATATTAGAAAAAGCAGAACTCGCTGCGGTGCAAAAACGATATGATATGAGTGTGCTGCTTAATGCCCGCCTAGCACCTGATCAATTTAACCTCATCCGCCAAATTCAAATTGCATGTGATACTGCAAAATTAGCTGCGGCACGATTAACTGGTAAAGTTGATGATGCACCTAAGCATGACGATAGCGAAACAACCTTAGCGGAACTTAAAACACGTATTGAAGAAACATTAAACTATTTAGCAAGTTTCAGCGAAAGTGATTTTGCAGGTGCAAGCGAGCGCCAAATTAGTCAACCGCGCTGGGAAGGAAAATACGTTACAGGTGCTGAGTTTGCCATTGAGCATGCTATGCCAAACCTATATTTCCACATCACAACAGCCTATGCGATTTTGCGTCATAATGGTGTTGATGTCGGTAAAAAAGATTATTTAGGCGCAATGCCTTATAAAGTCTGATTACTGTCTCTTTAAAACCGATTTTAAACGACTAAAAATCTGAAATAAAAAAAGCCTTTAGTTACATACTAAAGGCTTTTTTAAATCGATTAACCGTGGTTTTACCACTTAATCCATTCAACTTTAATCTCTTTGCCAACGGCTTTGCTAATGCGCGGCACAATTGCATCTTGCTCTGTACATACCAATGAGAAAATATGCCCTTGAATGTCTTTGGCCACTTCGGCAGGTGCTGAGGTAAAATCATATTTACTGGCAGTGATTTCACGCGAAGCGGCTTGTTTGTTCGCTTTTTCTGCTAGCATTTCTTTATCAACCGACTGGCTGCTTGCAGTACGTGCTGTACGACCAACGCGGTGAATATAGTCATTACAGTTAACTGGTAAATCAAAGTTAATTACGTAATATAAATCGGTAATATCAATACCACGCGATACGATATCTGTTGCCACTAAAAACTGAACTTCGCGATTTTTAAAACTATTTAAACTTACTTGGCGCTGCTTTTGTGGGATTTCATTATGAATACCCACACTGCTGTAACCTTTGCTATTTAATAGATGCGTTAAAAACGTCACGTCTTTTTTAGTGCGAGCAAAAATTAACGCGTGATCGCAATTGACCAAATTAATTAAGCTTAATAAGTTCTCAGGTTTGTGGTCGCGATGACAGCGATACATAGTATGAATAATTTTATCAAGTGCTGGTTTGCTGTCGTCAGTACGCACTTCTTTTGGATTAACCAGATTATCTGCGGCAAACTTTTGTAGCGCTTTGCTATCCGTTGCTGAAAATAGAATCTGTTGTTTTGCTTGTGGCATAGCTGCAAGAATGGTACGTAACTCTGCAACAATACCCATGCTGACTAAACGGTCGGCCTCATCCATAACAAAATGTTTTACTTGCTCAAGTGAAAAAGCCTTCACTTTTAATAAATCAACTAAACGACGCGGAGTGGCAACAACAATGTCTGCACCACGTTTAAAACGATTCACTTGAGATGGAATACGCACGCCACCGAACACGCTAATAGTACGTAAGTTTAAGCCTTTGCCATATTTTGCAATCGACTCTTCAACTTGAACTGCAAGCTCACGGGTTGGCACTAAGAATAAGGCTCTAACTGGACGCACTTGCTCGGCACTATTATCGACTCGGCTTAATTCTTGAAGCGTTGGCAGTAAATAAGCAGCGGTTTTACCTGTCCCTGTAGGGGCAATCGCATAGGTATCAGTACCCGAAAGCACAGCACCAATAGAATGTTCCTGAATATAAGTAGGTGATTTGTAACCTAAGCTTAAAACGTTAGCTTGAAGGGTTTTGTTGAGTCCAAGTTCGGCAAAAATAGTCATGTGCGCACATCAATTAGCAAATAATCGCTTATTATCCCTCAGGCGCCGCATTTATACCAATTTTATTCGCCAAATCAGCGATTCAATTGCACATTTTTTGATAAATAGTACAGCAACCAGAGTCAACTTTGCGCGGTTAAAGCGCTCAATAATGCACCAATATCATTTCTTACCCATTCTTTGCCTAAACAATTATCTAACTCACGCTCTGCAAAGCGTAAAAAACCCAGTGCTGCCTGTGATAAATGCCTATCGTTTCGCGCAATAAAATACCAATGGCTTTCAATTGGTAGCCCGGGCACATCGAGTGTGACAATACTGCTATCTTGCTTTGGCAATACATGACGAGACAAAACAGCAAGCCCCATACCTGAACTGACACCGACTCGAATCGCCTCATTACTGGCCATTTGCATACTCGACGCCAAAGTGAGTCCTTTACCTTGTAACCAACTTTCAAACAACATTCGCGTAGCAGAACCAGGCTCTCTGAGTAAAAAACGCTCTTTCATCACATCCGCTAAGGCTAACTCTTTTTTAGTGGCCAGTGGATGACTCGCAGGTGCAATTAGGGTTAAGGGGTTACGCAAAAAGCGCCCCGCACAGGCATGTTCAAGTGAGGGCGGATGACTAAACACATATAAATCATCTTGACCTTGCTCAAAACGTCTGAGCACTTGTTCACGGTTGCCAATTTCAACCGTTACTTCAACTTTGCTAAACGCTTGCGCATAAGGCCCAAGCAAACGCGGTAAGATGTACTGAGCAGTATTGACCATCGCAATACTAAAGTGCCCTCTTTGGCCATCTTGAAGCGCTCCTAAGTATTGATTAAATTCAGAAAAATCCCCCAATGTCTGCAAACAAATACGATATAACTCTCGCCCAGCATCAGTAGGGATCACTTGATTTTGCTCTAAGACAAATAAAGGTTCACCAATAGCTTCTTTCAACCGTTTTAACTGTAAAGACACAGTTGGCTGGGTCAAGTGCAAGCGTTTCGCACTTTCACTGATAGACCCAGTTTGAATGACTTCCAGATATACTTGGAGCAATCGAAATGTTAAGTGGCGGATATTCATAAAGAGATACCATAGATAATTATCT includes the following:
- the gss gene encoding bifunctional glutathionylspermidine amidase/synthase codes for the protein MAHLDSASTAFGTLLGYAPGCVAAYSSDYETASKLQYPKRSAFRSHYDGIYMGYKWQCVEFARRYMYINHGYIFDDVAMAYDIFDLRTVRDVKENQLLPFNAFVNGNKRHPEVGCLLIWKEGGEFEETGHVAIVTEVTEQFVRIAEQNVGHALWSEGANYARQLKAKVTKEGEYWITCSYGDAQILGWMIQTDDNEYAEPHNEKNTALFQLHSNHANEITDAKKSWLNIANEDEAAFVDAMGGHYLTSVIGEQTRYFIASQSAETALEYATNELHNMFMHATDYVLEHPELLEKFNLPNSVLPKIRQSWDNRLNQLITSRFDFAMTKNGLKVYEYNCDSASCYMESGKVQGKWARHYGINEGHDAGKDLFKDVARAWKKSHAKGVVHILRDDEAEEAYHALFMQDALKNAGIDSKIIIGLTGLQWSEQGAVIDAEGEQVQWVWKTWSWETALDQIRSECDEETLNTGVYEPDWQRNQPLRLSDVLLRENIMVFEPLWSLIPSNKAILPVLWSLFPNHPLLLNSAFELTPELQATGYVKKPIVGRCGANIELIDHNDTVVEATQGSFASQDMIYQQLFALPNIDGYFTQVCTFTAAGSYAGSGIRADKSMVINKDSDCFALRFYSDKTFLTEF
- a CDS encoding lysophospholipid acyltransferase family protein — translated: MSTIPKSIPRTNSLLGRLIGTLILKLTGWTVVGAFPDCSKFVAAVAPHTSNWDFVIAIGVKLKLGIKIQFLGKHSIFVGPLGWLLRRMGGIPVERSAAHGMVEQISARFSQQDALILGIAPEGTRKYSPKWKSGFLHIAKAAQVPVVPMILDYRSKQFVILPAIFIQGDIDTELQNVQDLYVIEMAKYPQQVSGDMQSVSAKPD
- a CDS encoding DUF1993 family protein, translating into MYYEITVVQFSKMLNNLAAILEKAELAAVQKRYDMSVLLNARLAPDQFNLIRQIQIACDTAKLAAARLTGKVDDAPKHDDSETTLAELKTRIEETLNYLASFSESDFAGASERQISQPRWEGKYVTGAEFAIEHAMPNLYFHITTAYAILRHNGVDVGKKDYLGAMPYKV
- a CDS encoding DEAD/DEAH box helicase → MTIFAELGLNKTLQANVLSLGYKSPTYIQEHSIGAVLSGTDTYAIAPTGTGKTAAYLLPTLQELSRVDNSAEQVRPVRALFLVPTRELAVQVEESIAKYGKGLNLRTISVFGGVRIPSQVNRFKRGADIVVATPRRLVDLLKVKAFSLEQVKHFVMDEADRLVSMGIVAELRTILAAMPQAKQQILFSATDSKALQKFAADNLVNPKEVRTDDSKPALDKIIHTMYRCHRDHKPENLLSLINLVNCDHALIFARTKKDVTFLTHLLNSKGYSSVGIHNEIPQKQRQVSLNSFKNREVQFLVATDIVSRGIDITDLYYVINFDLPVNCNDYIHRVGRTARTASSQSVDKEMLAEKANKQAASREITASKYDFTSAPAEVAKDIQGHIFSLVCTEQDAIVPRISKAVGKEIKVEWIKW
- a CDS encoding LysR family transcriptional regulator, producing the protein MNIRHLTFRLLQVYLEVIQTGSISESAKRLHLTQPTVSLQLKRLKEAIGEPLFVLEQNQVIPTDAGRELYRICLQTLGDFSEFNQYLGALQDGQRGHFSIAMVNTAQYILPRLLGPYAQAFSKVEVTVEIGNREQVLRRFEQGQDDLYVFSHPPSLEHACAGRFLRNPLTLIAPASHPLATKKELALADVMKERFLLREPGSATRMLFESWLQGKGLTLASSMQMASNEAIRVGVSSGMGLAVLSRHVLPKQDSSIVTLDVPGLPIESHWYFIARNDRHLSQAALGFLRFAERELDNCLGKEWVRNDIGALLSALTAQS